From a single Rhodospirillaceae bacterium genomic region:
- the ccmI gene encoding c-type cytochrome biogenesis protein CcmI — MIWLVAAILGIAAGAAILWRLYPRGGSEAAPVAGAAEYDLEVYRDQLRELDRDLARGTIEAAEAEAARNEIRRRALAAEGRGEAEGSGTTQTLSRPTVLLLAAAVPALSLALYAVLGRPELADRSMLTVQERPRGPSAEDVRAAERMTPEERQEMIRGMVAGLAARLEENPGDLAGWLRLGRALSVLGELDKSADAYGRAVALAPDNVRVLTLYTMAVLRLRSPDDPVDPQLLQLFERLHALEPRHPLALYYLGRHAFDLGREAEGKDYWRKLLPLVADRPDFAARIRQRLEGKGE; from the coding sequence ATGATCTGGCTGGTCGCTGCGATTCTGGGCATCGCGGCCGGCGCTGCCATCCTGTGGCGCCTCTATCCGCGCGGCGGGTCTGAAGCTGCGCCGGTCGCCGGCGCGGCGGAATACGACCTTGAGGTCTATCGCGATCAGCTTCGCGAACTCGACCGGGACCTGGCGCGCGGCACGATCGAGGCGGCGGAGGCCGAGGCGGCGCGCAATGAAATCCGCCGGCGCGCGCTGGCCGCCGAGGGCCGGGGGGAAGCGGAAGGTTCCGGTACGACGCAAACCCTGTCGCGCCCGACCGTCCTGCTGCTGGCGGCGGCGGTGCCGGCGCTGAGCCTGGCGCTCTACGCCGTGCTCGGCCGTCCCGAGCTCGCCGACCGCAGCATGCTGACGGTGCAGGAGAGGCCGCGCGGCCCGAGCGCCGAAGACGTGCGCGCCGCCGAGCGGATGACCCCGGAGGAGCGGCAGGAGATGATCCGCGGCATGGTTGCCGGGCTGGCCGCACGACTCGAAGAGAATCCCGGCGATCTTGCCGGCTGGCTGCGCCTCGGCCGGGCCCTCAGTGTGCTCGGCGAGCTGGACAAGTCCGCCGATGCCTACGGCAGGGCCGTCGCGCTGGCGCCGGACAATGTCCGCGTCCTGACGCTCTACACGATGGCTGTGCTCCGCCTGCGCAGTCCGGACGATCCGGTCGATCCGCAATTGCTTCAACTCTTCGAACGCCTGCATGCCCTGGAGCCGCGCCACCCGCTTGCGCTGTACTATCTTGGCCGCCACGCCTTCGATCTGGGACGCGAAGCTGAGGGTAAGGATTACTGGCGCAAACTGCTGCCGCTGGTTGCCGACCGGCCCGATTTTGCGGCCCGTATCCGGCAGCGTCTGGAAGGGAAGGGGGAATGA
- a CDS encoding AMP-binding protein: MSDNLYALIAAQFPADPAAVFLDVEGGAPVLYREIDGRAARIATALAAHGAMAGDRVVAQVDKSPDAVMLYLACLRAGLVFVPLNTAYTAPEIAFFLSDAEPAVFVCRESDRGTAEALARKAGVGAVLTLGDGSGTLHEAAERARPAGPAAVRRADDLAAILYTSGTTGRPKGAMLTHGNLASNALVLRDYWGFTGGDVLLHALPIYHVHGLFVALHCALLSGARVIFQNGFAAESAIARLPDATVMMGVPTYYTRLLDTPEFTAEAARNVRLFISGSAPLLEETFAGFESRTGKRILERYGMTEVGMACSNPLDGERVAGTVGFALPGVSVRIADEAGREVPRGGVGVLEMTGPNVFSGYWRLPDRTAEEFRPDGFFVSGDMATMDETGRVAIVGRAKDLIISGGLNVYPKEVEQCLDALPGVRESAVFGIAHPDFGEGVTGAVVPDGSADLDPEALLAGLADTLARFKQPKRLFIVDELPRNAMGKVQKNALRDRYTNIYTG; encoded by the coding sequence ATGTCCGACAATCTCTACGCGCTGATCGCGGCGCAGTTTCCGGCAGATCCTGCCGCCGTGTTTCTGGACGTCGAGGGCGGGGCGCCGGTCCTGTATCGCGAAATCGACGGGCGGGCGGCCCGGATTGCCACGGCGCTCGCCGCACATGGCGCGATGGCGGGCGACCGCGTCGTTGCCCAGGTCGACAAGTCGCCGGACGCCGTGATGCTCTACCTGGCCTGCCTGCGCGCCGGGCTGGTCTTCGTGCCGCTGAACACGGCCTATACCGCGCCGGAAATCGCCTTTTTCCTTTCGGATGCCGAACCCGCCGTCTTCGTGTGCCGGGAATCGGATCGCGGGACGGCCGAAGCGCTGGCGCGCAAGGCCGGTGTAGGCGCCGTCCTGACTCTGGGCGACGGTTCGGGCACCCTTCACGAAGCCGCCGAAAGGGCGCGGCCCGCCGGACCGGCGGCGGTGCGCCGTGCCGACGATCTCGCGGCGATCCTCTACACCTCCGGCACGACCGGCCGGCCCAAGGGCGCGATGCTGACCCACGGCAACCTGGCGTCCAATGCCCTGGTTCTGCGGGACTATTGGGGCTTCACGGGCGGCGATGTGCTGCTGCACGCCCTGCCGATCTATCACGTACACGGCCTTTTCGTGGCGCTGCACTGCGCGTTGCTGAGCGGAGCACGGGTCATTTTCCAGAACGGATTCGCTGCGGAAAGTGCGATTGCCCGGTTGCCCGATGCAACGGTCATGATGGGCGTGCCGACCTACTATACCCGCCTGCTCGATACGCCCGAATTCACCGCAGAGGCCGCCCGCAACGTCCGCCTGTTCATTTCCGGCTCGGCGCCCCTGCTGGAGGAGACTTTCGCCGGCTTCGAGAGCCGGACCGGCAAGCGGATTCTGGAGCGCTACGGCATGACGGAAGTCGGCATGGCGTGCAGCAATCCGCTCGACGGAGAGCGCGTCGCCGGCACGGTCGGCTTTGCGCTTCCGGGCGTGTCCGTCCGCATCGCCGACGAGGCCGGCCGCGAAGTGCCGCGGGGCGGCGTCGGCGTGCTGGAGATGACCGGCCCGAACGTGTTTTCCGGTTACTGGCGCCTGCCGGACAGGACCGCGGAGGAGTTCCGGCCCGACGGATTTTTCGTTTCCGGCGACATGGCGACGATGGACGAAACCGGCCGGGTCGCCATCGTCGGCCGGGCGAAGGACCTGATAATTTCCGGCGGTTTGAACGTCTATCCCAAAGAGGTCGAGCAATGCCTTGATGCGCTTCCGGGCGTTCGCGAGTCCGCGGTGTTCGGCATCGCCCATCCGGATTTCGGCGAGGGCGTGACCGGAGCGGTGGTGCCCGACGGGTCGGCCGACCTGGATCCGGAAGCGCTCCTTGCCGGCCTGGCGGACACGCTGGCCAGGTTCAAGCAGCCGAAGCGGCTTTTCATCGTCGACGAACTGCCGCGCAACGCCATGGGCAAGGTCCAGAAGAATGCCCTGCGCGACCGGTATACGAACATCTACACCGGATAA
- a CDS encoding 6-chlorohydroxyquinol-1,2-dioxygenase encodes MRNLQEDNITEAVLQTMEGTEDPRLKEIMTSLVKHMHAFAREVGLQQDEWMRGIQYLYDAGKISTPERNEFILTSDILGLSSLVDMIKGRGVTSGTEYSALGPFFVGGAPEVPLKGNLAGDDPGTEVVLTGRVLNEQSEPVEGARLDFWQTQSNGLYDVQESHEGAVPNLRCHQFTGADGRYGVRTVKPVSYTVPDDGPAGEILRATSRTAWRPAHYHIWINADGYLPLVTELFPGEDDWIDRDAVFAVRDSLRVDFDETADAEEASAYGVTAPYQKVEYDFVLVAN; translated from the coding sequence ATGCGCAATCTGCAGGAAGACAACATCACCGAAGCCGTGCTCCAGACCATGGAGGGGACCGAGGACCCGCGGCTCAAGGAGATCATGACCAGCCTGGTCAAGCATATGCACGCCTTTGCCCGGGAAGTGGGCTTGCAGCAGGACGAGTGGATGCGGGGCATCCAGTATCTTTACGATGCCGGCAAGATTTCGACGCCGGAGCGCAACGAGTTCATTCTGACTTCCGATATTCTCGGCCTGTCGTCGCTGGTCGACATGATCAAGGGCCGCGGCGTGACCAGCGGGACGGAATACAGCGCGCTCGGCCCGTTCTTCGTCGGCGGCGCGCCGGAAGTCCCGCTCAAAGGCAATCTCGCCGGCGACGACCCCGGCACGGAGGTTGTGCTGACCGGCCGCGTGCTCAACGAACAGTCCGAACCGGTCGAAGGCGCGCGCCTCGATTTCTGGCAGACCCAGTCGAACGGCCTGTACGACGTGCAGGAGAGCCATGAGGGGGCGGTGCCCAACCTGCGCTGCCACCAGTTCACCGGAGCGGACGGCCGATACGGCGTGCGCACGGTGAAACCGGTGTCCTACACCGTGCCGGACGACGGACCGGCCGGCGAGATCCTGCGCGCGACCTCGCGCACCGCCTGGCGGCCGGCGCACTATCATATCTGGATCAACGCCGACGGCTATCTCCCGCTGGTGACGGAACTGTTCCCCGGCGAAGACGACTGGATCGACCGCGACGCCGTGTTCGCCGTGCGCGATTCCCTGCGGGTGGATTTCGACGAGACCGCCGATGCGGAGGAGGCGAGCGCCTACGGCGTGACCGCGCCTTACCAGAAGGTCGAATACGACTTCGTGCTGGTTGCCAATTGA
- a CDS encoding molybdopterin-binding/glycosyltransferase family 2 protein, with the protein MEFGSVPIQEAEGAILAHAVRTAAGRLAKGRRLTKDDLAAIAGAGFDRIAVARLDPDDLDENDAAARIAAALASDSLRAGPAANGRCNLYARHAGLALIDAAGVSAANRIAESLTLATLPALSPVVRDQLIATVKIITFGAPAASVERVAGAAAGTVSVAAYRPQTAALIQTRLPHTTAGLLAKTERSTRERLARVGAAVTHVRTTEHREDALADALAQVAAAADLIAVIGASAIADRRDVVPAAIVAAGGTVEHFGLPVDPGNLTLLARIGEATVVAMPGSARSPREQGSDWLLERLAAGLRVDAETIAGFGVGGLLKEIRSRPMLRDREPPGAQKPEPVVDAILLAAGQSTRMGARNKLLEPVGGEPMIRRVAAAVRSAATRRLIVVTGHEAGRVRDALSGLDCAFADNPDYPSGMGSSVAAGARAVFETPDPPDAAIVCLGDMPDIAPAMLDALIANYDPQAGRTIVAAASGGQRGNPVLWDRRFADDLASLGGDTGGRDILQEHAGQVVTVEMDDDAVLRDLDTPEAFDAYRDRTGGDPAG; encoded by the coding sequence ATGGAATTCGGTTCCGTTCCGATACAGGAGGCCGAAGGCGCCATTCTCGCCCACGCCGTCAGGACGGCTGCCGGCCGCCTCGCCAAGGGTCGGAGGCTGACGAAAGACGACCTCGCCGCCATTGCAGGCGCCGGCTTCGACAGAATTGCGGTTGCCCGCCTGGACCCGGACGATCTGGACGAAAACGATGCCGCCGCGCGCATCGCCGCCGCTCTCGCGTCCGACAGTTTGCGCGCCGGGCCGGCCGCGAACGGCCGCTGCAACCTCTATGCCCGGCATGCCGGCCTGGCCCTGATCGATGCCGCCGGCGTCAGTGCAGCCAACCGGATCGCGGAATCGCTCACCCTGGCGACTCTGCCGGCATTATCGCCGGTGGTTCGCGACCAGCTCATCGCGACCGTCAAGATCATCACCTTCGGCGCGCCGGCCGCAAGCGTCGAACGGGTCGCCGGCGCCGCCGCGGGTACGGTATCGGTTGCCGCATACCGCCCGCAGACCGCAGCGCTGATCCAGACACGATTGCCCCACACGACCGCCGGGCTGCTGGCAAAGACCGAGCGTTCGACCCGCGAACGCCTCGCCCGGGTCGGCGCGGCCGTGACCCATGTCCGAACGACGGAACACCGCGAAGACGCTCTTGCCGATGCTCTGGCACAGGTGGCCGCGGCTGCCGACCTGATTGCCGTGATCGGCGCATCGGCCATCGCGGACCGGCGCGACGTCGTCCCCGCAGCCATCGTCGCAGCCGGCGGAACCGTCGAGCATTTCGGTCTGCCGGTCGATCCCGGCAATCTCACCCTGCTGGCGCGGATTGGCGAAGCGACCGTCGTAGCCATGCCGGGCTCGGCGCGCTCGCCCCGGGAACAGGGCTCCGACTGGCTGCTCGAACGGCTCGCCGCCGGCCTTCGGGTCGATGCGGAGACCATCGCCGGTTTCGGCGTCGGCGGCCTGCTCAAGGAAATCCGCTCCCGGCCCATGCTGCGCGACCGCGAGCCGCCGGGCGCGCAGAAACCCGAACCGGTCGTCGACGCCATCCTGCTGGCGGCCGGGCAATCGACGCGGATGGGCGCACGCAACAAGCTGCTGGAGCCGGTCGGCGGCGAGCCGATGATCCGGCGGGTGGCGGCAGCGGTCCGCAGCGCCGCAACCCGCCGCCTGATCGTCGTGACCGGCCACGAAGCCGGCCGGGTGCGCGATGCGCTCTCGGGCCTGGATTGCGCCTTCGCCGACAATCCGGACTATCCGTCAGGCATGGGCTCGTCGGTCGCCGCAGGCGCGCGGGCGGTATTCGAAACGCCGGACCCGCCGGACGCCGCCATCGTTTGTCTTGGCGACATGCCGGACATCGCGCCGGCCATGCTGGATGCCCTTATCGCCAACTACGATCCGCAGGCCGGCCGCACCATCGTTGCCGCCGCCAGCGGCGGGCAACGCGGGAATCCGGTGCTGTGGGACCGGCGCTTCGCCGACGACCTGGCGAGCCTGGGCGGCGACACCGGCGGGCGGGACATCCTGCAGGAGCATGCCGGCCAGGTCGTGACCGTGGAAATGGACGACGACGCCGTGCTACGCGACCTCGACACGCCGGAAGCGTTCGACGCCTACCGGGACAGAACGGGCGGCGATCCGGCCGGCTGA